The genomic segment CAACGATAGAAAATTAAGCGATCATTCTGAGTCCTGATCATCGATTTGTGCAGTATACACGGATATTTTGTCAGCAGATTTAATCCAGATCTTTAATGCTCACATTTGTAAAACTCTGGtaatttttgagcgagatgctaatggtctaatccagttcaatgatttatgctaagctaacgGGGCTCCCTCTGGAcctgagctgcgtcccaaatcgcatacttatgcactattctacgccattttgtagtataaatagtgtaagtagtgcgttcacactgaaaactctaaaaatcataagtgcactttaattaccaggatgatgcactcatttagACGCTacaatgaagtgtggaatgttggacacttcacgcactcaacgaccgcaggtttgcttacatagaggaaggggcggagctatcggacgcaggttgaatagctttatttattttggatggtgaaagcaaaattctcctacgagagtgattgtagcgcctcccgatggtgaatgcggcaatactcatggcaggtattatttgataattcggtcgtttatttcactgatttggcaaccgtcaaacgtcatcagggaaacggtttgaattaccgcatagtaaaaaaacattagtgtgccatttggggacgccactacatacatatagtatcctgttaagtgtgtaagtgcataagtacatagtgtatagtgtgccatttgggacgcagctctggAGTTGTAAAATGGAGAGCTCCTTTAAATGTGCATTTAGCACAGGATTTTAACTATATATCTATTTAGCAGAGAGTCATTTGTGGCTAGTTTATTGAACCGTTTTCACAAATCACATatagttgaagaattattagccataatattcgactagatgttcttcaagacacaagtattcagcctaaagtgacatttaaaggcttaattaaggtaaagttagggtaattaggcaagtcattgtatgacagtggtctgtagacaatcagaaacaaatattgcttaagatagctaataatattgagcttaaaatggtttttaaacaattaaatctactattattctagccgaaataaaacaaataagagtttctccacaagaaaaaatattataggaaatactgtgaaaatttcctgaatctgttcaacatcatttgggaaatatttaaaaaaggataaCTGTGACTGTATCTATCAGAGAAAACAGATGAAGCGAGTGGCTGTAAACAGactcttatgccgagttcagactgcaggattttcaaagtagtcgtgtcacagatgttctCACACTGCATGAATATCTGGGctggcgtttcgtcgctgctttgtttacactgcaagatggttcggcgacagggactttcacattgcatgactttactataggaagaatcgccgacaacttcgtccaaactacgtctcacagccaaaaacatgtagtatatcttttaactacataatgagaaagaagcctttaatggggtagaacatgtacatacttgctcatgtgggtttaaagggaattagccatttctcctcaacattgataataaactaatttctttctgtatgaaacgtcaaacagacacggttgctcctgagtcctgtcaaacctccactagtttttcctccatttcgtgggtccaaataaaccgaaaaagagcgctgttaacttctcccccagcctcccgctggcctgcagcaggtatacacacacacacaagtgaaagctgctctctcattggctgtaggcgatcgctgatgttattttcagtcaaaactcaattcacacggcatgatttgaatcgccgacagctccagatattcagcccgccaaatatctcacaggcatcggcgactcatcggcgattctctcagatcgcgtctttgatcgttcatactgtgtgattgtcactcacgtgcacgagcagcgatttgcctgtgatttcaggcatttgtcggcgatttctcaaaacctgtcggcgagccaatatcggggctaaaatcacgcagtctgaactaggcattagataCGAGCAGGCACTGAAAAGACTCTTCTGCTCCTGTAGTTCTGTCATCTATTGTGTTTTGTGCGCTGTGatgtgtttctgtatgtgtgtcAATGTAATGAACTCTCCTGAATGTTGTGCTTCTGTCCATCACCGTGCAGCCATTCACAGTGTGCAGCTGAGCCGCAGTCATGTGGACTGGTACAGTGTGGATGAAGTCTATCTGTACAGCGACGCCACCACGTCCAAGATCGCCCGCACCGTCACACAGAAACTGGGCTTCTCTAAAGGTGAGCGCTTCAACATCTGGGTATTTTTATTCCTGTCtgtattcttaattttttttatccttttttacttttacatttagtcCCATCTGTATTCGTTCGTTTTacccttttttatattttactgttttttcctGTATGAGAACTTTAACGTTTACCTTTATTCCTTTTAATCCCTTTTACTTTTGTCTTTTACTTTGACCTTTTATTCCTGTCTgtatcctttatttttatttgacccgttttacatttatacagtggggaaaataagtattaaaagttcacgaaacccttgagtactttttttgagatgttaacagatttgtgtgtgttgagcatcagttaagacaatgttagcacctgtaagctttaattgtgggaaaaactgggtcattttgagcttttgtcagctaatttcagcttccgggtttaaaatgatttttggggcggattaATGTGTTGTAAACATATTGGTCATGTGATGTTTCCCCAGCCTCCAGCAGTGGCACTCGACTGCACCGCGGTTATGTAGAGGAGGCGTCGCTGGATGATAAACCTCCAAACACCACACACATCGTCTTCGTCATTCACGGCATTGGACAGAAGATGGATAAAGATCGCATCATTAAAAACACTGGCATGTGAGTTTACAGCAGAGCAGTTATTAACAGTATTGAGCACTGgaattagttatagttactagttagTTCTCACAAATAGTAACCGAGTTACATCATTATAAATGTAACTAATTAATAGTGAAAGTAActagtgggttatttatttattacagtagtttatttgattaattgtttTTGATAAAAGGAATTCTGTTAGTAACTCCATTTGttctacgctgtttaaatagcaaatgcattagcgctcatatgtgcgcccataggcgttctggtctaaaaaggaaggcgttatgaggcggaccgctggcgcgtcgctattttgagaaactataatagatttttcattagaccaaaacgaacccggtctaaactccggcgcctCGCTTaagcactgcttaatacacacaagagagcaataggcaaatacctttacatatgaaaaaatttaaatattaaggatatatataggatataataagaatagatataggatataaatataaaggattaaaatattacaaaacatattattttctagccgacataaatatgaaaaatcactgcttttatgtcttcttcatctcgggaggctttttcagttcattcataacaatttgcttttgtataatgttattattattagcagaattatttattatatccatatttatatttgttttattaaaacaagcttagatttgtccacctgtcaggttttagaccatatggggcacagcatgtgttttaggatataactcagggttttgaacacactttgttattattgttcatttattcgtttgctggaaattagaactgaatttagaaatagttttgaaacgaatatttgcgcttaacaaactaaattatttatttatagactaattgatgtctgtgcgtaaaggtttccctatccaagagccaaagtgaaagtagatccattatctctcattctcacgcagtagatgctctgttgaactgttttctgttaataaactgtgaactgtttgcttgtgaaatgctcagattttccacttagacttactctgcgtcctgtaaatagtgaatgcgctcttggtgcgacgcagctgactcttaaagggaatgggagatgagactctaattggtttattctcaaaacacacctataactcattaagaaaataaactcaacccttttagaccatgcgccacggcacaaagcggattttcccgtccttaaattagcaaaaatgcgttctgacacgccctgaaagcgtttgcgccctgcgatttatgctctgcgcatggaccgtcaaaatagagcccttagtgtttGAATAAGTATTTAGTTGAATTTGTGAAACGTGTTCAGAGCTCCTGGTTTTTTCAGCAATCTCACATGTTGTGTTTGTCGTGTTTCACTCTCTGTGTACTTCAAAAACAGGattaattattacttatttatatttgAGTTAAACTTATACTTATTGACATAAgtttttacaacatttattttcTCATGTTTCTCAGTAGCACGTGCAGTTGTTATTAACTTCTTTTGCCGAGTTAATATGCAAAATATCCGCCTAAACTATAACTATGAATGTACAATTACTCTGCTTCTCTAACTTTTATAccgtggcattgacatgatgctcaattattACTAATGAGTCCAAAGCCTGAACAatagatacaaggcaggatggatccatgctttcatattgttgatggcaaattctgacccgaacatctgaatgtcgcagcagaaaccgAGACtcgctgacaggagcggcacccggtgtggtcttctgctgctgtagcccatccgcctcaaggttggacgtgttgtgtgttcagagatgctcttctgcagagctcggttgtgacgagtgcttatttgagttactgttgcctttctattagctggaactggtctggccattctcctctgacatcaacaaggcattatttcctctttttaagaccattctttgtaaaccctagagatggttgtgcatgaaaatcccaatagatcagcagtttctgaaataatcagagcaccccgtctggcaccaacaaacatgccacgttcaaaatcccctttcttccccattctgatgctcggtttgaactggagcagatcgtctcgaccatgtctacatgcctaaatgcattaagttgctgcaatgtgattggctgcttagaaatttgcattaacaggcacctaataaagtgtccgccTCAGTGTATATTCCACTGAAAACCGTAGATGTTTAATTGTCTTTGTTCAGGCTGCGTGAAGCAGTGAGGAAGATGGAGGAGAAGCACTATTCTGAGCAGACAGAGGAACATGTGGAGTTCCTGCCAGTCGAATGGCGCTCCAAACTGGCTCTGGATGGCGGTAAGACACGTCCCAGCTGCTCtgatcacactcacacacaaatactgttTAAGCAGACGGCAGAGAATAGAGTGTTATCATCATTCATCCGTCAGTCAGCTGTGCAAACAAAACAACTCAAACAAGCagatgcattaacattaatagCAAAACGATGACTGAAAGATACAGTTGCTGATAATCCCACTGAGTATACACACTTTGAGAGGGATTTCCCCTGTTGCACTGCAGACACTGTGGAGTCCATCACGCCAGATAAAGTGAGAGGCCTGAGGGATTTACTCAACAGCAGCGCCATGGACATCATGTACTACACCAGCCCGCTCTACAGAGACGAGGTGAGGCTTCAGCTGAAGATCTGCATGCTCTTTACATTCATATTGCCTTTTCAAACTGGTCAAGATATTCACTATCAGGTTTGTATCAGCTGTGAACTGTTGGCCAATTACTTCAGACTGGGtcatttaaaccaatcagagcacaataaagtcatttgaccaatcagagcagagtaaagccatttgaccaatcagagctgagtaaagccatttgaccaatcagagcagagtatagCCATTTGACCATTCGTAGCAAGGTAAAGCCATTTGACCAATTGGAGCAGAGTAAAGCCATTGACCAATCGGAGCAGAGTAGAGCCATTTCATCAATCAGAGTGGAGTGAAGCCATTTGACAAATCAGAGCTGAGTGGTtttatttgaccaatcagagtaaagtAGGGCCATATAACCAATCAGAGCGTAGTAGGGACATTTGACCAATTAGAGCGGAATAAACCCATTTCATCAAGAACAGAGTGTAGAGCCAGTTTACCATTTGAGCCAATAAGGGGAGAGTAgggccatttgaccaatcagaggaaagtAGAGCCATTTCACCAATCAGAGGAAAGTAgagccatttgaccaatcagagcagagtaaaaccatttgaccaatcagagcgaaGTAAAAACAATTTGATCAAGAGTAGGGCCacttgaccaatcaaagcagagtagaGCCATTTGACCAATCACTGTGAATCAGAGCCATTTGACCAATCAAAGTCGAGTAAAGCCATTTGATCAAGAGCAGAGTAGGGCCATTTGACTAATCAGAGaaaagtagagccatctgaccaattttagcagagtagagccatctgaccattCAGGGCAGGGTAGAATCATTTGACCAATCCGAGCGAAGTAGAggcatttgaccaatcagagtgaaGTAAAGCCATTTGATCAAGCAAAGTTgtcagaccaatcagagcagtgtaGAGTTGTTTGACCAGTCAGAACAAAGTTAggccttctgaccaatcagaacagatcatagactgaccaatcacagcaaagTAAATCTGTGGAGCCTAAACACACACCAAAGAGTAGAcctgtctgaccaatcagagcagaagtAGACTCATTTGACCTTTGATTGGTCAAAAGAGTCTACTTCTGCTAAAAGTAGATTTATCTTACCAACAAACTATTAGGAACCTTTATAATGGCTGAATAGGGGCGCATAGTAGCCAGGGTGCTGACAGATTTGAGTTCATCGTAGAGtctagctatttttttttatgttacaaacCATCCCGTTATGATGCTCACACAGGTAGACATGACCGTGATTATTGGTAACACAATGCACACTGCCACAACTGATCAATCTTAATGTTGAAAACACTTTTAAACAATTGGAAACCGTGCTTTTTAAGATTCTTGATGAGAATAAAGttaaaaacaacagcatttaATTACAATAGAAGTCTTTTGTAACTACTGACAccttttagaaataaaatgtagTAATAAGTTTTCAAACAGTAAACAGTCAAACAGTCTGTCTCTCCAGCTGACCAATGAGGTGTTTtgtagatgtatatatatatactccagTGTTCATCTTTGCAGATCACTAAAGGGTTAACGCAGGAGCTCAACCGCCTCTACTCTCTCTTCTGCTCACGAAACCCCCAATTTGAGCGGGACGGCGGTAAAGTGTCCATCATCTCCCACTCTCTGGGCTGCGTGATCACCTTCGACATCATGACCGGCTGGGATCCTGTGCGCTTCTGCCTGCAGGAGCACCACGATCAGCTGGAAGCCGAAGATTCGCAGTGGAGCAGCTATGAAGAGCGACACCTGCTGGAGGAAGTGCAGCTCACCAGACAAAGGTGTCTACAAACTATccaaaccaggggtgtccaaatttggtcctgaagggccgttgtcctgcatagtttagttccaaccccagttaGACACAccagaaccagctaatcaagctttttctaggtatactagaaacttccaagcAGGTGAAacttgaaggaagttggagctaaactatgtaggactccggccctccaggaaggAGTTTAGACAAAGCCAAACAAAAGCATAGATTGATCTTCATAAGATACAATGATGATTCAGGATGGGaaaaaatgacatgtaaatgtAGTAACCGTGAGTTTTACATAGACAGGTAACACTCATCATTTAGAAATGAGTTTTGATGTATTAATCTGTGTTTGTAACAGGTTACACGAACTGCGAGATCAGCTTCACGGTCTGAAGGAGTCAAAACCTGCATCTATCCCTACGCTAAAGTTTAAGGTGATGTAGTGCCTTTAACAGCGATATCAGCTCTCAAACAGTCTAGACCTCCATACAAATAAGGGGGTAATTGTGATGAAGAGTCAGACGAAGTGGGATCCATTTGCAGCGTCTTTATtgaacacaacacaaataaagaagCAGATGTACGTTTCACAGATGAGATGATCAGATCAGGGAACTCACTCAAAGTCGGGTCACAAGCAGAGTTGTAGGCAGGTAGCAAAGATACATAGACGAGGATACAGGCAAGGATCTGGGCAGGCGGCATAGAATCACAGGTATACAAACAGTCCGGGTCGGCAACAGTAATCAGTCAGACAATGTGGGGAAAACGCTTGGAATTGAATGCAGagcaaaacaagacttcgcacagaATGACAGGCGAGAAGGGCTTATAAGCGTTTGTGTGTATGGGTATCAGCTGGACAGTAATCAAGGTCCCGCGGGGTCTTGTGGGTAATGGAGTTCTTAAAACTTCAGTAGTCGGGTGAGCGGGACCTCTGCTGGTTGTTGAGGGGATTAACTGGGACCGAGTCTGTGACAGTAATATAGAGTTTTAATCAATGTTTTTACACTGTTGTTGAACACTATCTACTTGTTTAGGGTTTTGTATGCAAGTTCTGACTCTTCTAAATGAAAGAGTCCAGATATAAACCCTCTGTTAATAACCTCTCAGCTGGTCTGTCTTTAATAATCAGTGTTTTTTACGTGTGTATGGATTACATGTGTATGAAGCTGAGTTCGTTTGCAGGTGGAGAACTTCTTCTGCATGGGTTGTCCTCTGGCTGTGTTCCTGGCATTGAGAGGGATCCGGCCTGGAAACAGTGGTCATCAGGACCACATCATGCCCAAATCCATCTGCCGGCGCCTCTTCAACATCTTCCACCCGACAGATCCTGTGGTAACTCCACGTCTCATTCTGTGACTCAGCTCAGTGGACTAATCTGACGCTATTTGTAACACATGTTCCACTGTCTAACAGGCCTACCGACTGGAGCCTCTGGTGTTAAAGCACTATAGCAAAATCGCACCGGTTCAGATACACTGGTGAGTCCTGACGTGATGAAATAGATGAATCTTAATTGATCTTAATTGTGCACTAAGTATatttatacagtgcatctggaaagttttcatagcgcttcacttattccacatttttttattacagccttattccaaaatggattgaattcatttttatttcctcaaaattctacagacAATCCCCCGTAATGACAATGTGAGAAAAGAGttttttaaatggttgcaaatttattacaaataaataagctgaaaaatcacatgtgcatcagtattcacagcctttggcgtgaagctctaaattgagctcaggtactttCTGTTtacactgatcattcttgagatatttcagcagcttcattgtagttcacctgtgctcaattcagctgattggacatgatttaaaaatacatacacctgtctatataaggtcccagggttgacagtgcatgtcaaagcacaaaccgagcatgaaaacaaaggaattttctgtagacctctgagacaggattgtctcgggGCCCAAGGCTGGGGAAGGTAGAATCATTTCTgcagctctgaaagttccaatgagcacagcggccctcatcatccataagtggaagatgtttggaaccaccaggactcttcctagagctggccggccatctaagctgagtgatcggggaggAAGAGCCTTAGtgagggaggtgatcaataacccgatggtcactctgtctgagctccagcaatcCACCTCTGAgctctgtgcagcaatccaccaatcaggcttgcatcgtagagtggccagacggaagctgctccctgcctggaatttgccaaaaggcgtCTGACGAACTCTCAaaccatcagaaactaaactctctgctctgatgagactaaagtTGAACTCTCTGgggtgaacgccaggcgttacgtttggagaaacctaggcagcgctcatcaccaggctaacagcatccctacagtgaagcatggtggtggcagcatcatgctgtggggatgtttttcagcagcagaaactggaagactagtcaggatagagggaaagatgaatgcagcaatgtacagagacatcctgaatgaagaccggCTCCAGattgctcttgacctcagactggggcgacgcttcatcttccagcaggacaatgacccaaagcacactaccaaaatatcaatggagtggcttcacaacaactcagcgAATGTCTCTGAGTGgaccagccagagcccagaccgaaatcctattgaacatctctggagggatctgaaaatggctggacACCGTCACTTGAAAGGTACTGgaaaggtactgcaaagaggaaagggcaaaaaatcccaaagacaggtgtgccgagcttgtggcatcatattcaaaaagacttgaggctgtaatcgctgccaaaggtgcatcaacaaagtatttagcaaaggctgtgaatactgatgcacatctgattttacagatttttttatttttaataaatttgcaacaattaaaaaaactctttttttcccaCATTTTCATTATGGGGTATATGAATTTAATCCagtttgaaataaggctgtaacataaaatatgtgggaaaagtgaagcactatcaaTACTTCCTGGATGCACTGTATCATTTGTTACATGTTAAATAAAGAAtactcactcacatacacacacggtactggttaaagggatagtttagccAAAAATGAAATATCTGCCATTATTTACCCAtttttcacttgttccaaacctgtttgacctacttactcagttttttttaatattttgaagaaatttgtaaccattgacttccatagtatttgttttgccCATGGGTAcaggtttgcagctttcttcaaattgtCATCTAATGTGTTCAGCAGAAgtaagaaactcttaaaggtttgaatccacttgagggaaagtaaatatagggtaaatgttcatttttgggtgaactctccctgtAAGTTTATCATTTGGCCCAGAGGGATTCACTCGTTTAAAGATTTCGTTTTTATTGCATGCTTGACTTCTCTGTTATGAATTTGAATTATGAATTGTTTGGTGAATATTTTGCAGGTGTAACACCATCAACCCCACGCCATATGATGAGATCAGACCCACTTATCTAAGCACAAGCAAAGACACAGCGTCTGACATGGAGAACGGCTCCAGTCCCAGCACCTCACCTGTCCTGGCCAGGAGACACTACGGAGAGTCCATCACCAACCTGGGCAAGGCCAGCATATTAGGTAAAGTTTTAATCGAAAACTTactaaaacagtgtttctcaaccacgttcccggaggaccaccagctctgcacatttttcatgtcttTTTAACCAAACAcccctgattcagatcatcagctaatTAGCAGAGacagacctgtaatgggtgtgaaatACAAAGGAGACATCAATAAACATGCAGTGCGGGTgctcctccaggaatgtggttgagaaacactgcactagaAGACACTGTTATTTGCTGCCAAAGCAAATACACTTTACCTGCTTTTGCAAAGGATGAGGACTCCAAACGACAATGACATGACAACACTGACACCATATTTACAAGAGCTGAGATAGAGCTGCAATTCAGATGGGGTAATGCGCAGTTGGTTTTGACCAATCATAGCATGCTGGAACATCTGACAAATAAGGGCGGAGAAAGGCAGGCTGACCAATCGAATCAAAGTTTGGCCATCTGAACAGTTGGAGCAGAGTAAGGCCATATGGCCAATCAATGCAGAGAAGGACAATCTAACCaagcagagtagagccatctcTTCAACCAGAACCAAaaagggccatctgaccaatcagagcggagtataaccatctgaccaatcaaaaaagATTAAAACCATCTgaacaatcagagcagagtagggccatatgaccaatcagatgagagtagagctatctgaccaatcagagcagagtagagatatctgaccagtcagagcagagTCATCCGACCAGTCCGAGCacagtagagccatctgaccaatcagggcAGAGTAGAACTATCCGACCAATTAGAGCAAAGTAGAGCCATTTGACCAGTCAGAGCAGAGTAcagccatttgaccaatcagagcagagtataaCCATCTGACTAGTCAGagcagagtcatctgaccaatcagggcAGAGTAGaactatctgaccaatcagagctaaGTAgagccatttgaccaatcagagcagagtataaccatctgaccaatcagagcagagtataactatctgaccaatcagagcagagccatttgaccaatcagagcagaactatttgaccaatcagagcagagtatagTCATTTGAacaatcagagcagagtcatctgaccaatcagaacagagtataaacatctgaccaatcagaggagagtAGAGACATCTGACCAATGAGCGCAAAGAATTGCcatctgaccagtcagagcagagcaatatgaccaatcagagcagagtagggccaTATGACCAATCAAAGCAAAGAATGTCCATCTAATCTGAGCCATCTGAACAGTCAAAGCAGAGAGGggaaatctgaccaatcagagcagagttgagCCATCTCATCAATCAGAACCTAGTACGATCATatgaccaataagagcagaggCAGACAGAATGACCAGTCACAGCAAAGAAggaaatctgaccaatcagttcAGAGTAGGGCTATCGGACAAATCACAGCAGAGtagaaccatctgaccaatcagagcagagtaggctcTCAAAAAGGCGGGATTTTGAGAAACCAGCGTGgcgtctgaaatcgcatactaCTCGAGTTGGGTACATCTGAATTTCAACATACTTTCAGCCTGTTACATAAGCATGTTCTGTATAGTATGACTGTGGGTATTATGAATGCAATTCAGATGTACTACACTCTCCATGTTGACGATCGCCACTTTCCGACATTGTTCTTTATATGACACTTCTGCGGCCTCATGATATAGTAAAGTGTCTACAAGTAGTA from the Danio rerio strain Tuebingen ecotype United States chromosome 17, GRCz12tu, whole genome shotgun sequence genome contains:
- the ddhd1a gene encoding phospholipase DDHD1 isoform X2, translated to MSALTKKTRFINNPGNKLSFGNRDWNDAFFSLCDESIGRGMYMERHPPHRDEMTLALRNPTQDALSGDHLDLSTTSVANYLHNSNTSYCTSPVSDCHGKALDIRKRSCAPRHRFEVVTELGPEEVRWFYKEDKKTWKPFMGHDSLNIEIMYRRFTQLNPGGSVNQERFGEDGAPLERRESVDAGVEAVCVRGGLYEVDVRSKECYPVYWNQQERIPVMRGQWFTDATWAPVEEDESELIEKEHLTCFRGQQIQDTFDTDALAKTVDRKDAIHSVQLSRSHVDWYSVDEVYLYSDATTSKIARTVTQKLGFSKASSSGTRLHRGYVEEASLDDKPPNTTHIVFVIHGIGQKMDKDRIIKNTGMLREAVRKMEEKHYSEQTEEHVEFLPVEWRSKLALDGDTVESITPDKVRGLRDLLNSSAMDIMYYTSPLYRDEITKGLTQELNRLYSLFCSRNPQFERDGGKVSIISHSLGCVITFDIMTGWDPVRFCLQEHHDQLEAEDSQWSSYEERHLLEEVQLTRQRLHELRDQLHGLKESKPASIPTLKFKVENFFCMGCPLAVFLALRGIRPGNSGHQDHIMPKSICRRLFNIFHPTDPVAYRLEPLVLKHYSKIAPVQIHWCNTINPTPYDEIRPTYLSTSKDTASDMENGSSPSTSPVLARRHYGESITNLGKASILGAASLGKGIGGILFSHFSRSPSLPSAVDSGMGDSEDSQSTFTFSAIPPSSSSSLFDATVEMEHRIDFELREGMVESRYWSAVTSHTAYWTSHDVALFLLTFIYKQQSTEQTETSTAM